A genomic window from Nematostella vectensis chromosome 9, jaNemVect1.1, whole genome shotgun sequence includes:
- the LOC116606981 gene encoding uncharacterized protein LOC116606981 isoform X4, translated as MPREKKCPGCKKPVNDHDFGVPGKHCDGPGGVPEIRGNSTTRNDELLNSLAAAVQTLTAEVQSLKADHASSRQSHYLPPSDFASSSRSSKDVSPRRATTVTLPELRAMDDLADAADRRVAHVLPIASSESDEEADMGALASSPLRKPNKADSSALASLQKDLRQTLQAAYSTGTYSNFKTQFKAFFLFCLYFDLTPLPADIDTVCLYVQFLSRSIAPPSIRNYLSGVKLLHLLPVMTMHLLRILVYP; from the exons ATGCCGCGAGAAAAGAAATGTCCAGGCTGCAAGAAGCCAGTAAATGATCATGATTTTGGCGTGCCAGGAAAACATTGTGACGGTCCTGGGGGCGTTCCCGAAATTCGGGGCAATTCTACTACACGGAACGACGAACTGTTGAATTCGCTCGCCGCCGCTGTTCAAACTCTCACGGCCGAGGTTCAAAGTTTGAAGGCCGATCATGCTAGCAGTCGTCAGTCCCATTACTTGCCGCCCTCCGACTTTGCTTCGTCGTCGCGATCTTCTAAAGATGTATCGCCGCGCCGTGCGACGACGGTTACTTTGCCCGAGCTTAGAGCCATGGATGACTTGGCCGACGCGGCGGATCGACGTGTGGCTCATGTTCTGCCCATTGCATCCAGTGAGTCCGATGAGGAAGCTGATATGGGTGCGCTGGCTTCCTCTCCGTTACGGAAGCCAAATAAAGCTG ATTCCTCGGCTTTGGCCTCTCTGCAAAAGGATCTACGACAGACATTACAAGCTGCTTATAGCACAGGGACATATAGTAATTTCAAGACTCAATTTAAggccttttttctattttgcttATATTTTGACTTGACTCCATTACCAGCAGACATAGATACGGTCTGTCTTTATGTACAGTTTTTAAGTCGTTCGATTGCACCACCTTCGATTCGTAATTATTTAAGTGGGGTCAAGTTATTACATCTTTTGCCGGTTATGACTATGCATTTACTAAGGATTTTAGTTTATCCCTAG
- the LOC116606981 gene encoding uncharacterized protein LOC116606981 isoform X2, which yields MPREKKCPGCKKPVNDHDFGVPGKHCDGPGGVPEIRGNSTTRNDELLNSLAAAVQTLTAEVQSLKADHASSRQSHYLPPSDFASSSRSSKDVSPRRATTVTLPELRAMDDLADAADRRVAHVLPIASSESDEEADMGALASSPLRKPNKAEFVAGYAQILQLREISSFERAERHKHLVTLMYHAQLYEWEAVLAFHGAVLLEIERGLLKWGDSFSHLESRTLHGQLLSPPKKQSYSSGPTLFCRDYQREKCIHTKDHYGYVRGERKWVKHICAACWVQSRKQESHREDSSDCPLSGESKN from the exons ATGCCGCGAGAAAAGAAATGTCCAGGCTGCAAGAAGCCAGTAAATGATCATGATTTTGGCGTGCCAGGAAAACATTGTGACGGTCCTGGGGGCGTTCCCGAAATTCGGGGCAATTCTACTACACGGAACGACGAACTGTTGAATTCGCTCGCCGCCGCTGTTCAAACTCTCACGGCCGAGGTTCAAAGTTTGAAGGCCGATCATGCTAGCAGTCGTCAGTCCCATTACTTGCCGCCCTCCGACTTTGCTTCGTCGTCGCGATCTTCTAAAGATGTATCGCCGCGCCGTGCGACGACGGTTACTTTGCCCGAGCTTAGAGCCATGGATGACTTGGCCGACGCGGCGGATCGACGTGTGGCTCATGTTCTGCCCATTGCATCCAGTGAGTCCGATGAGGAAGCTGATATGGGTGCGCTGGCTTCCTCTCCGTTACGGAAGCCAAATAAAGCTG AATTCGTGGCGGGGTATGCACAGATTCTACAATTACGAGAGATCAGTTCGTTCGAGCGCGCCGAACGACACAAACATTTGGTAACGCTGATGTACCACGCACAGCTATACGAATGGGAGGCGGTGCTTGCCTTCCATGGAGCGGTTTTGCTTGAAATCGAACGTGGCTTATTGAAGTGGGGTGATTCCTTTTCCCACCTCGAAAGCAGAACCCTCCATGGTCAGCTACTTTCACCGCCGAAAAAGCAGTCTTACAGTTCAGGGCCGACATTGTTTTGTAGAGATTATCAACGCGAGAAGTGCATTCATACCAAGGATCATTATGGTTACGTCCGAGGCGAACGTAAATGGGTAAAACATATTTGTGCGGCTTGTTGGGTACAATCGAGAAAACAGGAATCGCATAGAGAGGATTCATCTGATTGTCCGCTTTCAGGGGAATCAAAAAACTGA
- the LOC116606981 gene encoding uncharacterized protein LOC116606981 isoform X1 has product MSFCALNADACSQPLKAAVPDCRGFSTGADYIHDVCFPQPVEAGVLDCRGFSTAFPRDSQQANDFYLYAHELVFRSGRPNFVVSRLPVPSSLKIDTWRTLLYDYDDQMICDFLEFGWPVGFTGDTVPIFDARTHRGALNFATQVSEHLQREVSLGRVAGPFTDPPFGGGFVTSPLNTVPKRDSEERRVIVDLSWPKGGSVNDGIPCDSFLGDPFVTCYPTIDDIVEAIVQFGPGCFLYKRDLRQAYRQFPVDPGDYRLLGYIWNGHYYFDTVLTMGLRSAAQACQRATSAVAWIHRQQGKVLFNYLDDFIGISEASSATSDFEQLGTLLSSLGLIESVSKACPPSSLMLCLGVMVDTNSFTLSVSPERLAELELLLHDWRNRKTARKRELQSLVGKLVFVSKCVRQSRVFISRLLSLLRTVQYNHLHVNLTAEFRKDIIWWCHFLREYNGVSMIKTTSWSSPGEVFSTDACLVGCGGVCDNEYFHASFPDVIVAQSLDINCLELLTIVVALKLWGQRWTGLRLTVRCDNQVAVTVLNSDSSALASLQKDLRQTLQAAYSTGTYSNFKTQFKAFFLFCLYFDLTPLPADIDTVCLYVQFLSRSIAPPSIRNYLSGVKLLHLLPVMTMHLLRILVYP; this is encoded by the exons ATGTCGTTTTGTGCTTTGAATGCTGATGCTTGCTCCCAGCCGCTAAAGGCTGCAGTTCCTGACTGTCGTGGCTTTTCCACGGGCGCTGATTATATTCATGATGTGTGTTTTCCTCAGCCGGTGGAGGCTGGTGTTCTAGACTGTCGTGGTTTTTCCACGGCCTTTCCTCGTGACTCTCAGCAGgcgaatgatttttatttgtacgCACATGAGTTAGTTTTTCGTTCTGGTCGCCCGAACTTTGTGGTTTCTCGCCTGCCCGTTCCAAGTTCCCTAAAGATCGATACTTGGAGGACTTTGTTGTATGATTATGACGACCAAATGATTTGTGATTTCCTGGAGTTTGGTTGGCCGGTGGGTTTCACTGGCGATACTGTTCCTATTTTTGATGCTCGCACTCACCGGGGTGCGCTCAATTTTGCGACTCAAGTTTCAGAGCATTTACAACGTGAAGTCTCGCTTGGTCGTGTCGCTGGGCCGTTTACGGATCCTCCCTTCGGGGGTGGATTTGTTACTTCACCGTTGAACACGGTTCCCAAGCGAGATTCTGAAGAACGTAGGGTAATTGTGGACTTGAGCTGGCCTAAGGGCGGTTCAGTAAATGATGGTATTCCGTGTGATAGTTTTCTGGGAGATCCGTTCGTGACTTGTTATCCCACTATAGATGACATTGTGGAAGCGATCGTGCAGTTTGGCCCGGGTTGTTTTCTCTATAAGAGGGATCTGCGGCAGGCGTATAGGCAGTTTCCTGTGGATCCCGGCGATTACCGTTTACTTGGGTATATTTGGAATGGACATTATTACTTTGACACTGTTTTAACTATGGGGTTACGCTCTGCTGCTCAGGCATGTCAGCGCGCCACCTCAGCGGTAGCTTGGATTCATCGACAGCAAggaaaagttttatttaattatttggaTGATTTCATTGGGATTTCTGAGGCTAGCTCTGCGACTTCCGATTTTGAGCAGTTGGGGACTCTTCTCTCCTCTCTGGGACTGATCGAATCTGTTTCCAAAGCTTGTCCGCCTTCATCGCTCATGCTGTGTTTGGGAGTGATGGTAGACACGAATTCATTTACGTTGTCAGTTAGTCCTGAGCGGCTAGCGGAGTTAGAGCTTCTCTTACATGATTGGAGGAACCGCAAAACTGCTCGCAAACGGGAGTTACAATCCCTAGTTGgcaaacttgtgtttgtttcaaAGTGTGTTCGTCAGAGTCGGGTGTTCATCTCGCGCTTATTAAGTCTGCTACGAACAGTTCAATACAATCATCTTCACGTTAATTTAACCGCGGAATTTCGCAAGGATATTATTTGGTGGTGTCATTTCCTGCGGGAATACAACGGAGTATCTATGATTAAAACTACCTCTTGGAGTTCTCCGGGGGAAGTTTTTTCTACAGACGCTTGCCTGGTTGGTTGTGGAGGCGTTTGTGACAATGAATATTTCCACGCTTCATTTCCGGATGTGATTGTTGCTCAGTCCCTCGATATAAATTGTTTGGAACTTCTCACTATTGTGGTGGCGCTTAAGTTGTGGGGTCAACGGTGGACGGGACTCCGTTTAACCGTGCGCTGTGACAATCAGGTTGCTGTCACGGTATTGAATTCTG ATTCCTCGGCTTTGGCCTCTCTGCAAAAGGATCTACGACAGACATTACAAGCTGCTTATAGCACAGGGACATATAGTAATTTCAAGACTCAATTTAAggccttttttctattttgcttATATTTTGACTTGACTCCATTACCAGCAGACATAGATACGGTCTGTCTTTATGTACAGTTTTTAAGTCGTTCGATTGCACCACCTTCGATTCGTAATTATTTAAGTGGGGTCAAGTTATTACATCTTTTGCCGGTTATGACTATGCATTTACTAAGGATTTTAGTTTATCCCTAG
- the LOC116606981 gene encoding uncharacterized protein LOC116606981 isoform X3: protein MSFCALNADACSQPLKAAVPDCRGFSTGADYIHDVCFPQPVEAGVLDCRGFSTAFPRDSQQANDFYLYAHELVFRSGRPNFVVSRLPVPSSLKIDTWRTLLYDYDDQMICDFLEFGWPVGFTGDTVPIFDARTHRGALNFATQVSEHLQREVSLGRVAGPFTDPPFGGGFVTSPLNTVPKRDSEERRVIVDLSWPKGGSVNDGIPCDSFLGDPFVTCYPTIDDIVEAIVQFGPGCFLYKRDLRQAYRQFPVDPGDYRLLGFLGFGLSAKGSTTDITSCL from the exons ATGTCGTTTTGTGCTTTGAATGCTGATGCTTGCTCCCAGCCGCTAAAGGCTGCAGTTCCTGACTGTCGTGGCTTTTCCACGGGCGCTGATTATATTCATGATGTGTGTTTTCCTCAGCCGGTGGAGGCTGGTGTTCTAGACTGTCGTGGTTTTTCCACGGCCTTTCCTCGTGACTCTCAGCAGgcgaatgatttttatttgtacgCACATGAGTTAGTTTTTCGTTCTGGTCGCCCGAACTTTGTGGTTTCTCGCCTGCCCGTTCCAAGTTCCCTAAAGATCGATACTTGGAGGACTTTGTTGTATGATTATGACGACCAAATGATTTGTGATTTCCTGGAGTTTGGTTGGCCGGTGGGTTTCACTGGCGATACTGTTCCTATTTTTGATGCTCGCACTCACCGGGGTGCGCTCAATTTTGCGACTCAAGTTTCAGAGCATTTACAACGTGAAGTCTCGCTTGGTCGTGTCGCTGGGCCGTTTACGGATCCTCCCTTCGGGGGTGGATTTGTTACTTCACCGTTGAACACGGTTCCCAAGCGAGATTCTGAAGAACGTAGGGTAATTGTGGACTTGAGCTGGCCTAAGGGCGGTTCAGTAAATGATGGTATTCCGTGTGATAGTTTTCTGGGAGATCCGTTCGTGACTTGTTATCCCACTATAGATGACATTGTGGAAGCGATCGTGCAGTTTGGCCCGGGTTGTTTTCTCTATAAGAGGGATCTGCGGCAGGCGTATAGGCAGTTTCCTGTGGATCCCGGCGATTACCGTTTACTTGG ATTCCTCGGCTTTGGCCTCTCTGCAAAAGGATCTACGACAGACATTACAAGCTGCTTATAG